One segment of Aulosira sp. FACHB-615 DNA contains the following:
- a CDS encoding helix-turn-helix domain-containing protein — translation MGMIRLKIREFAAEKGWTLKEVSDRSGVVYSTLRTYARSPGLATVDFTAIQKLARTFDVMIEELVEVVQE, via the coding sequence ATGGGAATGATTCGCCTCAAGATTCGAGAGTTTGCTGCGGAGAAAGGCTGGACACTGAAAGAAGTCTCAGACCGTTCTGGTGTAGTGTACAGCACTCTCAGGACTTACGCGCGATCTCCAGGATTAGCAACTGTAGATTTTACCGCCATTCAAAAGTTAGCCAGGACTTTTGATGTGATGATTGAGGAACTGGTGGAAGTTGTTCAAGAATAA
- a CDS encoding glycosyltransferase family 1 protein produces MNKKESYLSNQIIINLSILLAKPTGISNYAQNLFPYLKFLNPTLLTAYNYPEFSCYSVPNNLTPADGTMGHFRRLVWTQLQLPKIYQKLASQLLFSPLPEAPLYSNCRFVVMSHDLIPLRFPKRFSPLTPYHRYYVPQVLKQAQHIVCNSQATADDIVSFYKIPASKITPISLAHDRTHFRHLNLPTRNYFLYIGRQDPYKNLQRLISAFAALPNHQDYELWLAGPNDPRYTPILQLQVEELGITHQVKFLNYVDYQELPIIINGAIALVFPSLWEGFGFPVLEAMACGTPVITSNLSSLPEVAGDAAILVNPYKITEITEAMQSIATNSELRSHLSTQGIARANLFSWEKTGNATAEVLARYL; encoded by the coding sequence ATGAATAAGAAAGAAAGTTACTTATCCAATCAAATAATTATTAACTTATCGATACTTTTAGCTAAACCAACAGGCATCAGTAACTATGCCCAAAATCTTTTTCCTTATTTAAAATTCCTAAATCCAACCTTATTAACTGCCTACAATTATCCTGAGTTTAGTTGTTATTCTGTACCCAATAATCTTACTCCTGCTGATGGGACAATGGGGCATTTTCGCCGTTTAGTATGGACGCAATTACAGTTACCGAAGATTTATCAAAAGTTGGCATCGCAACTGTTATTTTCGCCTTTACCAGAAGCACCTCTATATAGTAACTGTCGTTTTGTCGTGATGTCTCACGATTTAATCCCGTTGCGTTTTCCTAAACGCTTTTCGCCACTAACACCATATCATCGTTATTATGTTCCGCAAGTTTTGAAGCAAGCACAGCATATTGTATGTAATTCTCAAGCTACGGCTGATGATATTGTTAGTTTTTACAAAATTCCAGCTAGTAAAATTACGCCTATTTCCTTAGCGCACGATCGCACTCATTTTCGCCATCTCAATCTACCAACTCGCAATTACTTTCTCTACATTGGTAGGCAAGACCCTTATAAAAATTTACAACGCCTGATTAGTGCTTTTGCCGCACTCCCAAATCATCAAGATTATGAATTATGGTTAGCAGGGCCAAATGATCCACGTTACACCCCCATTTTGCAGTTACAAGTTGAGGAATTAGGCATCACTCATCAAGTCAAGTTTCTCAATTATGTAGATTATCAAGAATTACCAATCATTATCAATGGTGCGATCGCTCTTGTTTTTCCTAGTCTGTGGGAAGGCTTTGGTTTCCCGGTTCTCGAAGCAATGGCTTGCGGTACACCAGTCATCACCTCGAACCTTTCTTCTTTACCTGAAGTGGCTGGAGATGCAGCAATTTTAGTTAATCCCTACAAAATTACAGAAATTACTGAGGCGATGCAATCGATTGCGACAAATTCAGAATTGCGATCGCATCTTTCAACTCAAGGTATCGCCAGAGCAAATTTATTTAGTTGGGAAAAAACTGGTAATGCAACGGCTGAAGTTTTAGCACGTTATTTGTGA
- a CDS encoding glycosyltransferase: MIYFLTVNYYSTNLLTKLINSLPSSNQINYKFIIVNNSPDDSEISNLKHEFVQIIHAETNIGFGQACNLGIKYIYQENKQAIIWIINPDAYLPDNSLAQAKIFFDSHSELSIIGSIIYTPIGEVWFGGGNFTPTTGAILSQDLLTNTDKDYITCDWVSGCSLIINLGNFSEIPLFDPAYFLYYEDFDFCRRYAQQGYLIAVTKKISVIHQPSSITNRNIFLKIKYSTYSYLLTLEKYTNKAVRIVRLTRLILYAFLLLPIKPQMALGKINGVLIYLRRYLPQS; the protein is encoded by the coding sequence ATGATTTACTTTTTAACAGTTAACTATTACTCGACTAATTTGTTAACTAAATTAATTAATTCCTTACCCTCCAGTAATCAGATTAATTATAAATTCATCATTGTCAATAATTCTCCAGATGATTCTGAGATTAGTAACCTAAAACATGAATTTGTACAGATTATTCATGCTGAAACTAATATCGGTTTTGGTCAGGCTTGTAACTTAGGCATAAAATATATTTACCAAGAAAACAAGCAAGCAATTATTTGGATAATTAACCCTGATGCTTATTTACCAGATAATTCCCTAGCACAAGCCAAAATATTTTTTGATTCTCATTCTGAATTATCAATTATTGGCTCTATTATTTATACACCTATTGGTGAAGTCTGGTTTGGTGGTGGTAATTTCACTCCTACTACGGGTGCTATTCTCAGCCAAGACTTGTTAACCAATACAGATAAAGATTATATTACTTGCGATTGGGTTTCTGGCTGTAGTTTAATTATTAATTTAGGCAATTTCTCAGAAATACCTTTATTTGATCCAGCATACTTTCTTTATTATGAAGACTTTGATTTTTGTAGACGCTATGCCCAACAAGGGTATTTGATAGCAGTCACAAAAAAAATTAGTGTCATTCATCAGCCTTCTTCCATTACTAATCGCAATATTTTCCTGAAAATTAAATACAGCACATACAGCTATTTATTAACATTAGAGAAATATACAAATAAAGCAGTACGAATCGTTAGATTAACTCGACTGATTTTGTATGCTTTCCTTTTATTACCTATTAAACCACAAATGGCACTAGGAAAAATTAATGGTGTGTTAATCTATTTAAGGCGATATCTGCCTCAAAGCTAG
- a CDS encoding glucose-1-phosphate thymidylyltransferase gives MKALILSGGKGTRLRPLTYTGAKQLVPVANKPILWYGIEEMVAAGITDIGIIISPETGKEVQNKTGDGELFGAKITYILQDQPAGLAHAVAIARPFLADSPFIMYLGDNLIQQGDLSDFLEKFTQQQPDALILLREVVNPSAFGVAKVDDTGKVLQLIEKPKIPPSNLALVGVYFFSPIIHQAISLIQPSQRGELEITDAIQCLINQQKQVLACNLDGWWLDTGKKDDLLEANRLILDTYLTTSNLGEVDEKSQIIGRVQIGANSQIINSTIRGPVIIGSNCYLENCFIGPYSSIANKTTLIDTDLEHSVILEGAKIAGIDQRIIDSVIGQRAELTIAPRRPKALRFLIGDDCHIELT, from the coding sequence ATGAAAGCACTAATTCTCTCTGGCGGTAAAGGTACACGTCTACGTCCACTCACCTATACAGGCGCAAAACAACTTGTCCCCGTTGCCAATAAGCCAATTCTATGGTATGGAATTGAAGAAATGGTGGCGGCTGGGATTACTGATATTGGAATTATTATCAGCCCAGAAACCGGGAAAGAAGTACAAAACAAAACCGGAGATGGGGAACTGTTTGGAGCGAAGATTACCTACATTTTACAAGACCAGCCAGCCGGGTTAGCTCATGCTGTAGCGATCGCTCGTCCTTTTTTAGCAGATTCACCCTTTATTATGTATCTGGGCGATAACCTGATTCAGCAAGGGGACTTAAGTGATTTTCTCGAAAAATTTACTCAACAACAACCAGATGCGTTAATTCTTTTACGTGAAGTTGTTAATCCTAGTGCTTTTGGTGTAGCTAAGGTTGATGACACAGGCAAAGTCTTACAATTAATTGAAAAGCCGAAAATTCCCCCATCAAATTTAGCCCTAGTAGGTGTTTATTTCTTTTCCCCCATTATTCATCAGGCCATTTCTTTGATTCAGCCTTCCCAACGAGGCGAGTTAGAAATTACTGATGCTATTCAATGTTTAATCAATCAGCAAAAACAAGTTTTAGCCTGCAATTTAGATGGTTGGTGGCTAGACACGGGGAAAAAAGATGATTTATTAGAAGCGAACCGTTTAATTCTAGATACTTATTTAACGACATCTAATTTAGGTGAAGTGGATGAGAAAAGCCAAATTATTGGGCGAGTACAAATAGGCGCTAATTCACAAATTATCAATTCTACAATTCGCGGCCCAGTGATTATTGGTAGCAATTGTTATTTAGAAAATTGCTTTATTGGCCCTTATAGTAGCATTGCTAATAAGACCACCCTCATCGACACTGATTTAGAACATAGTGTAATTTTAGAAGGTGCGAAAATTGCTGGAATTGACCAGAGGATTATTGATAGCGTTATTGGTCAACGTGCAGAATTAACTATTGCTCCCCGCCGTCCTAAAGCTTTACGCTTTTTGATTGGTGATGATTGTCACATTGAACTGACATGA
- the rfbD gene encoding dTDP-4-dehydrorhamnose reductase — MNDSILLLGSNGQVGQELQKILTLQHKIIASARPEIDLTQPDSLRQIIRDIQPKIIINAAAYTAVDKAETEPELATAVNATAAEIIAQETKKLGSFLIHISTDYVFDGQQSQPYKETDATNPLNTYGKTKLAGEIAITQTTPHHIILRTAWVYGSFGKSNFVKTMLRLGKERPEIKVVTDQIGSSTWARDIAGVIAQIIPQLTPEIAGTYHYTNSGVISWYDFAVAILEEAQQIGFPLTVQNIVPITTAEYPTLARRPAYAVLACGKISQVLGTHPPYWRHSLRLMLKEWLSKS, encoded by the coding sequence ATGAATGATTCAATCTTACTGCTGGGTAGTAACGGTCAAGTCGGTCAAGAACTACAAAAAATCTTGACCCTGCAACACAAAATCATCGCCTCTGCACGCCCTGAAATAGACCTGACTCAACCTGATAGCCTACGCCAAATCATCAGAGATATCCAACCAAAAATTATTATTAACGCTGCGGCTTACACTGCTGTAGATAAAGCCGAAACTGAACCGGAACTAGCTACAGCCGTAAATGCAACAGCAGCCGAAATCATCGCCCAAGAAACTAAAAAACTGGGTTCGTTTTTAATTCATATTTCTACTGATTACGTTTTTGATGGTCAACAAAGTCAGCCATACAAAGAAACTGATGCAACTAACCCATTAAATACTTACGGGAAAACTAAACTTGCAGGAGAAATAGCCATTACCCAAACAACTCCCCATCACATTATTCTCCGCACAGCTTGGGTTTATGGCAGTTTTGGTAAAAGTAACTTTGTCAAAACAATGCTGCGGCTGGGTAAAGAACGACCAGAAATCAAGGTAGTCACAGACCAAATTGGTAGTTCTACCTGGGCGCGAGATATCGCTGGGGTTATCGCCCAAATCATCCCCCAGTTAACACCAGAAATTGCTGGCACTTACCACTACACCAACAGTGGCGTAATTAGCTGGTACGATTTTGCTGTGGCGATTTTAGAAGAAGCCCAACAAATAGGCTTTCCTCTCACAGTGCAGAACATTGTCCCCATTACCACCGCCGAATACCCCACCTTAGCTCGTCGCCCTGCTTATGCTGTACTGGCTTGTGGGAAAATATCACAAGTTCTAGGAACTCACCCACCTTATTGGCGACACAGCCTGAGACTCATGCTCAAAGAATGGCTCTCTAAATCTTGA
- a CDS encoding glycosyltransferase family 2 protein translates to MMEQYKIAAYITAYEDSTAVKNCINAIFNQSIAVDKLLIVDNSIQQPLLHLANQENIIVKFHPENIGIGAGLTLAIKWAIEEEYDFLWAFDQDSVAHEDCLIRLISVYKTLTKSDYLIGILAPAAFDQRSNKSVDGAIFDQYHFLAYKPLSEEKYYECDSPITSGSLIVLNAAKTISYPRADLFIDGVDLDYGLRLKQQGFHNLIVPQAIMYHNFGNPIKINFLQKERYIQKYSALRHYYICRNHTYLETRYAQGYYRLISVLWRIKYMLSTMFWIMFYDLEHKYLKLWACLLGTYHGLKGQLGKTWS, encoded by the coding sequence ATGATGGAGCAATACAAAATAGCAGCTTACATAACAGCTTATGAAGATTCAACAGCAGTAAAAAATTGTATTAATGCAATTTTTAATCAATCTATAGCTGTTGATAAGCTACTAATAGTAGATAACTCCATACAACAACCTTTACTTCATCTTGCAAATCAAGAAAATATTATCGTCAAGTTTCATCCCGAAAATATAGGAATTGGTGCAGGACTAACTTTGGCAATTAAATGGGCAATTGAGGAAGAATATGATTTTTTATGGGCTTTTGATCAGGATAGTGTAGCCCATGAAGATTGTTTAATTAGACTTATAAGTGTTTACAAAACTCTTACTAAGTCTGATTATTTAATTGGGATACTTGCGCCAGCCGCATTTGATCAGAGAAGTAATAAAAGCGTTGATGGAGCAATATTTGATCAATATCACTTTCTTGCTTATAAACCTTTAAGTGAGGAGAAATATTATGAATGCGATTCACCTATTACTTCTGGTTCATTAATCGTTTTGAATGCAGCCAAAACAATCAGTTATCCTCGTGCAGATTTATTCATTGATGGTGTTGACCTTGATTATGGCTTGCGACTAAAACAACAAGGTTTCCATAATCTGATTGTCCCTCAAGCCATCATGTATCACAATTTTGGTAATCCTATTAAAATAAATTTTCTCCAAAAAGAGCGTTACATACAAAAATACTCAGCTTTACGGCACTATTATATCTGTCGTAACCATACTTACTTAGAAACTCGTTATGCTCAAGGCTATTATCGTTTAATAAGTGTCCTATGGCGGATAAAATATATGCTGAGTACTATGTTTTGGATTATGTTTTATGATTTAGAGCATAAATATCTCAAACTCTGGGCTTGTCTATTGGGAACTTATCATGGTTTAAAAGGTCAGCTTGGGAAAACTTGGTCATGA
- the rfbC gene encoding dTDP-4-dehydrorhamnose 3,5-epimerase, whose amino-acid sequence MKDTDTTIPEILLIEPQVFSDSRGFFFESYNQQKFTDKLDHPFNFVQDNHSFSKKNVLRGLHYQIIQPQGKLVRAIVGSIFDVAVDVRKSSPTFGQWVGYELSAENKRQLWIPPGFAHGFLVLSEVAEVLYKTTDYYAPQGDRTILWNDPDLAIDWPIQEPPILSAKDSNGQAFKSAEIYE is encoded by the coding sequence GTGAAGGACACCGATACAACAATACCTGAGATATTACTAATAGAACCGCAAGTATTCTCCGACTCACGCGGCTTTTTTTTTGAATCGTATAACCAGCAAAAATTTACTGATAAACTTGATCATCCTTTTAACTTTGTGCAGGATAACCATTCTTTTTCTAAAAAAAATGTGTTACGCGGACTTCATTACCAAATAATCCAACCACAAGGTAAATTAGTGCGGGCTATTGTTGGTAGTATTTTTGATGTAGCTGTAGATGTTCGCAAAAGTTCACCTACCTTTGGACAATGGGTAGGATATGAACTCAGCGCCGAAAATAAACGCCAATTGTGGATACCACCAGGCTTTGCTCATGGTTTTTTGGTACTTTCGGAAGTGGCGGAGGTGCTTTACAAAACTACAGATTACTATGCACCCCAAGGCGATCGCACTATTCTATGGAATGATCCAGATTTAGCTATAGACTGGCCTATCCAAGAACCACCAATATTATCAGCTAAAGATAGCAACGGTCAGGCATTTAAAAGTGCAGAAATCTATGAATGA
- a CDS encoding NAD-dependent epimerase/dehydratase family protein yields the protein MPTVVITGSSGLIGSESVHFFAQHGFHVVGIDNNMRAVFFGESASTDWNRRILEDKYGNNYRHYDIDIRDRSAVENLFQEHSSDIALIIHTAAQPSHDWAAKDPHTDFTVNANGTLVLLEATRQYCPEATFIFTSTNKVYGDTPNYLPLQELENRWEIAADHQYLEGIDESMSIDNSKHSLFGVSKVAADVLVQEYGKYFGMKTASFRGGCLTGPNHSGAQLHGFLAYLMKCTISNETYTIFGYKGKQVRDNIHSYDLVNAFYHFYQNPQCGEVYNIGGSRHSNCSMLEAISICENIVGKKLQYTYTEQNRSGDHIWYISDVRKFRLHYPNWEYKYNLEQILEEIYYAQVSRKAS from the coding sequence ATGCCTACGGTTGTAATTACTGGTTCCTCTGGTCTGATTGGTTCGGAATCTGTTCACTTTTTTGCCCAACATGGTTTTCATGTTGTAGGTATTGATAATAATATGCGGGCAGTATTTTTTGGTGAATCTGCTTCTACAGACTGGAATCGTCGCATCTTGGAAGATAAATATGGTAATAACTATCGTCACTATGATATTGATATTCGAGATCGCTCCGCAGTAGAAAACCTGTTTCAAGAACATTCTTCTGATATTGCTCTGATTATCCATACAGCAGCACAACCATCGCATGACTGGGCTGCTAAAGATCCACATACAGATTTTACAGTCAATGCTAATGGTACTTTGGTACTACTAGAAGCTACTCGGCAATATTGCCCAGAAGCAACTTTTATATTTACTTCAACCAACAAAGTTTATGGCGATACTCCTAATTATTTGCCATTACAAGAATTAGAAAATCGCTGGGAAATTGCAGCAGATCATCAGTATTTGGAAGGAATTGATGAATCAATGTCAATTGATAATTCTAAACATTCCTTATTTGGTGTTTCTAAAGTTGCAGCAGATGTATTAGTTCAAGAATATGGCAAATACTTTGGGATGAAGACTGCTAGCTTTAGAGGCGGTTGTCTAACTGGCCCTAATCATTCTGGCGCTCAGTTACATGGGTTTCTAGCGTACTTAATGAAATGTACTATTTCTAATGAAACTTACACAATATTTGGCTACAAAGGTAAACAGGTCAGAGATAATATTCACAGTTATGATTTAGTAAACGCTTTTTACCACTTTTATCAAAATCCTCAGTGTGGAGAGGTATACAATATCGGTGGTTCTCGGCATAGTAATTGCTCTATGTTAGAAGCAATCTCAATTTGTGAGAATATCGTAGGCAAAAAGTTGCAATATACTTATACAGAACAGAATCGCTCTGGTGATCACATTTGGTATATTTCAGATGTGAGAAAATTTCGCCTTCACTATCCAAACTGGGAATACAAGTATAACCTTGAACAGATATTAGAAGAAATTTATTATGCTCAGGTATCTCGAAAAGCCAGTTAA
- a CDS encoding NAD-dependent epimerase/dehydratase family protein, with protein sequence MSDRILILGGAGFVGSSLAISLKKQNPQWKVICFDNLRRRGSELNLPRFKQLGIEFIHGDIRSASDLEPTNFQVGTIIDCSAEPSVLAGFSSPQYVLQTNLVGTINVLELARQIQARLLFLSTSRIYPIEKLKSLNLIELATRFNIASQQTIPGVSEFGIAEEFTLQGHRSLYGTTKLASEMLIEEYRQAYGIQAIVNRCGVITGPWQMGKVDQGVFVLWLAAHYFEKSLSYIGYGGTGKQVRDLLHIDDLLTLIDYQLENFSDLDGDVLNVGGGVENSLSLLETTKLCEAITGKSILIKSEATARQGDIPIYITDASKIMAKTGWRAIRNPEQTLQDIYSWILENETILKPILS encoded by the coding sequence ATGTCAGACAGGATTTTAATTTTAGGAGGAGCAGGTTTTGTTGGTAGTTCTTTGGCAATTAGTTTAAAAAAGCAAAATCCTCAGTGGAAAGTTATATGTTTTGATAATTTACGCAGACGGGGTTCAGAATTAAACCTTCCTCGATTCAAACAATTGGGTATTGAGTTTATTCATGGGGATATTCGTTCGGCTAGCGATTTAGAACCCACAAATTTTCAGGTCGGTACTATTATTGACTGTTCTGCTGAACCTTCCGTACTAGCAGGATTTTCCTCTCCGCAATATGTCTTACAAACGAATTTAGTAGGAACTATCAATGTTTTAGAACTAGCTAGACAAATTCAAGCTAGGTTATTATTTTTATCCACTAGCCGTATTTATCCTATTGAAAAACTGAAGTCACTTAATTTAATAGAATTGGCAACCCGCTTCAACATTGCATCGCAACAAACAATACCTGGAGTGTCTGAATTTGGGATTGCAGAAGAATTCACACTCCAAGGCCACCGCTCTTTATATGGTACAACTAAACTTGCTTCGGAAATGTTGATTGAAGAGTATAGACAGGCTTATGGTATTCAGGCAATAGTTAACCGTTGTGGCGTAATTACAGGCCCTTGGCAAATGGGTAAAGTTGATCAAGGTGTTTTTGTGTTGTGGCTGGCTGCACACTATTTTGAAAAATCTTTAAGTTATATAGGCTATGGCGGTACAGGTAAACAAGTTAGAGATTTATTACATATTGATGATTTATTAACCTTGATTGATTACCAATTAGAAAATTTCTCGGACTTAGACGGAGATGTTTTAAATGTTGGTGGAGGTGTAGAAAACAGCTTGTCTTTGTTAGAGACTACTAAACTATGCGAAGCAATTACTGGTAAATCTATTTTGATCAAATCAGAAGCAACAGCTAGACAAGGTGACATACCTATATATATTACAGATGCTTCTAAAATAATGGCTAAGACTGGATGGAGAGCAATTAGGAATCCAGAACAAACTCTGCAAGATATTTATAGTTGGATTCTTGAGAATGAAACAATTCTCAAACCCATTTTATCTTAA
- a CDS encoding glycosyltransferase, whose translation MFKKFFSLKILKFLLGGGLAAALNLALIFLLIEKFNFNTPLLRNIANVFSIEISLVFSFFIYRIWVWTGGIWNFKEVFLRQLPLYHVSAGVAVIARIFLIFPLLDWFGVNYAINTLIGVLLSASINYFISDRFVFKNPSKNNNHQSQIINSSDTYYPESLAPALSGNSKVRKAEPQKLSKPINTLSLVIPAYNEEDCIVQTVNTISQFLEQENIDYEILVVNDNSKDKTEELLQQMNSENIRLRYINNYYPNGFGFAVRCGLENFTGDAVAVVMADSSDAPEDIVSYYHKLQEGYDCVFGSRFIKGGKVIDYPSHKLFINRLANLFVQILFGLNFNDTTNAFKIYRKEVIEGISPLISHHFNLTVELPLKAIVRGYSYTTIPITWRNRTTGVSKLKLKEMGSRYLFIVLYIWLEKHLSRGDYHLNHKKTVVKSKA comes from the coding sequence ATGTTCAAAAAATTTTTTTCCTTAAAGATTTTAAAGTTCCTGCTAGGTGGTGGTTTAGCTGCGGCACTAAATTTAGCGTTAATTTTTTTACTAATTGAAAAGTTCAACTTTAATACTCCTTTATTACGAAATATTGCTAATGTATTTTCAATAGAAATTTCTCTGGTATTTAGTTTCTTCATATATAGAATTTGGGTTTGGACTGGCGGAATCTGGAATTTTAAAGAAGTATTTTTACGACAACTACCTCTTTATCATGTTTCTGCTGGTGTAGCGGTGATTGCTCGAATTTTTCTGATATTCCCGCTTTTGGATTGGTTCGGTGTTAACTACGCTATCAATACTTTAATAGGTGTGCTTTTAAGTGCCTCTATTAATTATTTCATTAGTGATAGGTTTGTTTTTAAAAATCCATCTAAAAATAATAACCATCAATCACAAATAATAAACTCATCAGATACATATTATCCCGAATCCTTAGCTCCCGCTTTATCAGGAAATTCAAAAGTCAGGAAGGCTGAACCCCAAAAGTTATCAAAACCTATCAATACTTTATCACTAGTAATTCCAGCTTATAACGAAGAAGATTGTATAGTTCAAACTGTTAATACTATTAGTCAATTCCTGGAACAGGAAAATATAGATTATGAAATTTTAGTTGTGAACGATAACAGTAAGGATAAGACTGAAGAATTATTGCAGCAAATGAATTCTGAAAATATTAGACTGCGATATATAAATAATTATTATCCTAATGGTTTTGGTTTTGCAGTGCGCTGTGGGTTGGAAAATTTTACAGGTGATGCTGTAGCAGTAGTTATGGCAGATAGTTCAGATGCACCAGAAGATATAGTATCTTACTACCATAAACTCCAAGAAGGTTACGATTGTGTTTTTGGTTCTCGCTTTATTAAGGGCGGTAAAGTAATTGACTATCCTAGCCATAAATTATTTATAAATCGTTTAGCAAATTTGTTTGTTCAAATATTATTTGGTCTTAACTTCAATGATACAACTAATGCCTTTAAAATTTATCGCAAAGAGGTGATAGAAGGAATTTCACCATTAATATCTCACCATTTTAACTTAACAGTAGAACTACCTCTTAAGGCAATTGTTAGGGGGTATTCTTATACAACTATTCCTATAACTTGGCGCAACAGAACTACTGGAGTTTCTAAGCTAAAACTCAAAGAAATGGGCAGTCGATATTTGTTTATAGTTCTGTATATTTGGTTAGAAAAGCATTTATCTCGTGGTGATTATCATCTTAATCATAAAAAAACTGTTGTTAAATCAAAGGCTTAA